From a region of the Halanaerobium hydrogeniformans genome:
- a CDS encoding YitT family protein codes for MVKRKILEYIGMTVGSFLIAVALTVFLVPNRIAAGGISGLATVIYYLTSFPIGITMLVINIPIFLASMKIMGTGFGMKTIYGIITFSLFTDLLQPNVVALTDDLLLASIYGGVLAGIGLGIVFRSRGTTGGTDMIATLINYFTGITVGEGLLIADGIVVILAGIFFNLEAALYAAVTIFITSQTIDVVQEGLHIKKAVLIISDHSEEINKKIVNELNRGTTKFKGEGGFTGRDKSVLMSIISRSEVSSLKKIVAEIDKEAFVVISNANEVIGEGFADIAEKI; via the coding sequence ATGGTCAAAAGGAAAATTCTAGAATACATAGGGATGACAGTGGGAAGTTTTTTAATTGCAGTTGCTTTAACTGTTTTTTTAGTACCCAATAGAATTGCTGCTGGTGGAATAAGTGGGCTGGCAACAGTAATATATTATTTAACTTCTTTTCCAATCGGGATTACTATGCTGGTGATAAATATCCCTATCTTTTTAGCAAGTATGAAGATTATGGGCACTGGCTTTGGGATGAAAACAATTTATGGAATTATAACTTTTTCTCTTTTTACTGATCTTTTACAACCCAATGTGGTTGCTTTAACAGATGACCTTTTACTTGCCTCTATTTATGGAGGTGTCCTGGCAGGAATCGGGCTGGGAATAGTTTTTCGATCTCGGGGAACAACCGGTGGTACAGATATGATTGCTACCCTGATCAATTATTTTACCGGGATTACAGTTGGGGAGGGTCTTTTGATCGCTGATGGGATAGTTGTTATCCTTGCCGGAATATTTTTTAACTTAGAGGCAGCTCTTTATGCAGCGGTGACCATTTTCATTACCTCTCAAACTATTGATGTTGTTCAGGAAGGTTTACACATTAAAAAAGCGGTGTTGATAATTTCTGATCACTCTGAAGAGATCAATAAAAAAATTGTAAATGAGTTAAATAGAGGTACAACTAAATTCAAAGGTGAAGGTGGTTTTACCGGTCGGGATAAAAGTGTACTTATGTCCATTATTTCCCGTTCTGAGGTATCAAGTTTAAAAAAGATTGTGGCTGAAATAGATAAAGAGGCCTTTGTGGTGATTAGTAATGCTAATGAGGTTATTGGTGAAGGATTTGCAGACATTGCTGAGAAAATATAG
- a CDS encoding GGDEF domain-containing protein: MKKNIFNKIKYLTVIIIIMLIFFFYFFVFQPLKSELESSLDENFKNSVSIIELNVENKFSRFKEGTESLSSRTMIKNELLAYRDGEVTFKELQDYTEDKYADGAGVLDNVMAAFRITEGELVTAWGDKDFSSYTGYFNYDSQETELTVIRDQCLVLVNSPIFCDDNQKLGNDIVLFNLKDLMEEINRQGFECVIVEKSELENPGFITNETIRDHRRILDTDYYLQAEMSKSQLYERVNNLSTRIIASFSILLLLIALAFYKVVKDTSNEVITDLENKVAKITKISETDDMLGIYNRSKFINILEKEIYRSRRYDNDLSLIMYDIDCFKEINDNYGHQVGDEILIKVTKMIKDQIRKIDSLARYGGDEFMIINPETSLEKSYQLAERLRKEVSKIETEKVASISCSFGVVELEAEDDIDSLLKRADDALYQAKENGRNKVCKL, from the coding sequence ATGAAGAAAAATATTTTTAACAAAATTAAATATCTAACGGTCATTATAATAATTATGCTTATTTTCTTTTTCTACTTTTTTGTCTTTCAGCCCCTTAAAAGTGAGCTGGAATCCAGTTTAGATGAGAATTTCAAAAACTCTGTGTCGATTATTGAGCTCAATGTTGAAAATAAATTCAGCAGATTTAAAGAAGGTACAGAAAGCTTATCAAGCAGGACAATGATTAAAAATGAATTATTAGCTTATCGAGATGGAGAGGTCACTTTTAAGGAACTGCAGGATTATACAGAAGATAAGTATGCAGATGGAGCAGGTGTTCTGGATAATGTTATGGCTGCTTTTAGAATTACAGAAGGAGAGCTTGTCACGGCCTGGGGAGATAAGGATTTTTCTAGTTATACTGGGTATTTCAATTATGACAGCCAGGAAACTGAACTAACTGTAATTAGAGATCAGTGTCTGGTGCTTGTTAATTCTCCGATTTTTTGTGATGATAATCAGAAATTGGGCAATGATATTGTATTATTTAATTTAAAAGATTTGATGGAAGAAATAAATCGGCAGGGTTTTGAATGTGTGATAGTTGAAAAAAGCGAACTAGAAAATCCGGGTTTTATTACTAATGAAACAATTAGAGATCACAGAAGAATTTTGGACACAGATTATTATTTACAGGCTGAAATGTCCAAATCTCAACTTTATGAGAGGGTAAATAATCTTTCCACTAGGATTATTGCTTCATTTTCTATTCTTTTATTATTAATTGCTTTAGCTTTTTATAAAGTTGTTAAGGATACTTCTAATGAGGTCATAACTGACTTAGAGAATAAGGTAGCTAAAATAACCAAGATTTCTGAAACCGATGATATGCTGGGTATTTATAATCGCTCTAAATTTATAAACATCTTAGAAAAAGAGATTTACAGAAGTCGAAGATATGATAATGATCTTTCCCTTATCATGTATGATATAGACTGTTTTAAAGAAATCAATGACAATTACGGTCATCAGGTCGGTGATGAGATTTTAATAAAGGTGACTAAAATGATAAAAGATCAGATTAGAAAAATAGATTCTCTGGCCCGCTATGGGGGAGATGAGTTTATGATCATCAATCCTGAAACCAGTTTAGAAAAATCCTATCAGCTTGCTGAGCGTTTGCGAAAAGAAGTCAGCAAAATAGAAACAGAAAAAGTAGCTAGTATAAGCTGTAGTTTTGGTGTTGTGGAATTAGAAGCAGAAGATGATATTGACTCTCTGCTTAAAAGAGCAGATGACGCACTATATCAAGCCAAAGAAAACGGAAGAAACAAAGTCTGCAAATTATAG
- the secA gene encoding preprotein translocase subunit SecA, with protein MIKFLKNLFKDKNEVELEKLQPIVDEINELEPEMQALSDEELKAKTDEFKNRLAEGETLDDLLTEAFAVVREAAQRSTKEKFRHYDVQLIGGIVLHQGKIAEMKTGEGKTLAATLAVYLNALTEKGVHVVTVNDYLAERDSEWMGQIYRFLGMSVGVILSGMSPAERREAYQCDITYGTNNEFGFDYLRDNMSYKEEDLVQREHHYAILDEVDSILIDEARTPLIISGPVQEKSSDYRKFNRVIPYLKKDEHYEMDEKNKLVTLTEEGVKKVESKLNIDNLYSEENFKLNHQLNQALKAHTLMKKDRDYIVKDGMVKIVDEFTGRVMEGRRYSEGLHQAIEAKEGVEVQKGSQTFAKITLQNYFRMYDKLAGMTGTAETEEEEFIKIYDMPVVVIPTNKPLVRDNMPDLVFTSKEAKYNAVIKEIKRLYEKGQPVLVGTADIENSETLSRALKREHIPHQVLNAKNHEREAEIIKDAGQKKSVTIATNMAGRGTDIVLGEGVKELGGLHVLGTERHESRRIDNQLRGRSGRQGDPGSSQFYVSLEDDLLRLFGSDKINGLLDKIGVDEDQPVEHKLITNSIERAQQKVESRNFDTRKAILEYDDILNKQREVIYAQRRKLLETDELQEKINGMLKQLVDDVLEMFMSDDLHPDEWDLEGMLEYLHGNGLAKGVEATNLVGKSREEIKEKIIINSLASYQEKREKVDTERFDRIIKFLALRVIDRKWMSHLDNMDELRQGIGLRAYGQKDPLTEYKFESFDMFNELTASIREDIVETTFKVEVREEKEVDREKFNQAQLNYSSPDAALSGNKAAGSSSAQASRGGDGSVGQQTIVKEEEPGRNDPCPCGSGKKYKKCCGR; from the coding sequence ATGATTAAGTTCCTCAAGAACTTGTTTAAAGATAAGAATGAGGTAGAATTAGAAAAATTACAACCAATTGTTGATGAAATTAATGAATTAGAACCAGAAATGCAGGCACTTTCAGATGAAGAATTGAAGGCGAAAACAGATGAGTTTAAAAATAGACTTGCAGAAGGTGAGACTTTAGACGATCTTTTAACAGAAGCATTTGCAGTCGTAAGAGAGGCAGCTCAACGCTCAACCAAGGAAAAATTCCGTCATTATGATGTTCAGTTGATCGGTGGAATCGTACTTCACCAGGGAAAAATTGCAGAAATGAAAACCGGTGAAGGTAAAACTCTTGCTGCAACTCTGGCAGTTTATTTAAATGCCCTTACAGAAAAGGGAGTTCATGTTGTAACGGTTAATGATTACCTGGCCGAAAGAGATAGTGAATGGATGGGCCAGATTTATCGTTTTTTAGGGATGTCGGTCGGAGTTATTTTAAGTGGAATGTCACCTGCTGAAAGGCGGGAAGCCTATCAGTGTGATATCACCTATGGTACAAATAATGAATTCGGTTTTGATTATCTCAGGGATAACATGTCATATAAGGAAGAAGACTTAGTACAGCGCGAACACCATTATGCGATTTTAGATGAGGTAGACAGTATTTTAATCGATGAGGCCAGAACCCCACTTATTATTTCTGGTCCGGTCCAGGAAAAAAGTTCAGATTACCGGAAATTCAACCGGGTAATCCCCTATTTAAAAAAGGATGAACACTATGAAATGGATGAGAAAAACAAGCTGGTGACCCTGACCGAAGAAGGTGTTAAAAAGGTAGAATCAAAGCTAAATATAGATAACCTTTATTCAGAAGAAAATTTCAAATTGAACCATCAGCTCAATCAGGCTTTAAAAGCCCATACCTTAATGAAAAAAGACCGCGACTATATTGTTAAAGATGGAATGGTAAAAATAGTTGACGAATTTACCGGTCGGGTAATGGAAGGTCGCCGCTATAGTGAGGGTCTTCATCAGGCTATAGAGGCTAAAGAAGGGGTAGAAGTTCAAAAAGGAAGTCAGACCTTTGCTAAAATTACCCTGCAGAACTATTTTAGAATGTATGATAAGCTGGCCGGTATGACGGGTACAGCTGAAACCGAAGAAGAAGAGTTTATCAAAATATATGATATGCCGGTAGTGGTAATTCCTACCAACAAGCCTCTGGTAAGAGATAATATGCCGGATCTGGTCTTTACTTCAAAAGAGGCCAAATATAATGCGGTAATTAAAGAGATCAAAAGACTTTATGAAAAAGGACAGCCTGTACTGGTCGGTACAGCTGATATAGAAAACTCAGAGACTTTAAGTAGAGCTTTAAAAAGGGAGCATATTCCCCATCAGGTTTTAAATGCTAAAAACCATGAACGTGAGGCAGAGATCATCAAAGATGCGGGCCAGAAAAAAAGTGTCACCATCGCTACTAATATGGCCGGTCGTGGTACAGATATCGTACTAGGTGAAGGAGTTAAAGAACTTGGTGGACTGCATGTCTTAGGTACAGAAAGACACGAAAGCCGTAGAATCGATAACCAGCTTCGTGGCCGTTCTGGAAGACAGGGAGATCCAGGCTCATCTCAGTTCTATGTTTCTTTAGAAGATGATCTATTACGTCTCTTTGGCTCAGATAAAATTAATGGTCTGCTTGATAAAATCGGTGTTGATGAAGATCAGCCTGTAGAACACAAGTTGATCACCAACTCCATAGAAAGAGCTCAACAGAAGGTAGAATCACGCAACTTTGATACCAGAAAAGCTATTCTGGAATATGATGATATCCTAAATAAACAGAGGGAAGTTATTTATGCTCAAAGACGCAAGCTTTTAGAAACAGATGAGCTGCAGGAAAAAATCAATGGAATGCTCAAACAATTAGTTGATGATGTACTGGAGATGTTTATGTCAGATGACCTTCACCCTGATGAATGGGATTTAGAAGGGATGCTGGAATATCTGCACGGAAACGGTCTTGCTAAAGGAGTTGAAGCAACTAATTTAGTTGGTAAATCCAGGGAAGAAATAAAAGAAAAGATCATCATCAATTCTCTGGCTTCCTATCAGGAAAAAAGAGAAAAAGTAGATACAGAGCGTTTTGACAGGATTATTAAATTCCTGGCTTTACGGGTTATTGACAGAAAATGGATGAGCCATCTTGATAATATGGATGAATTAAGACAGGGAATTGGACTTAGAGCCTATGGGCAAAAAGATCCCCTGACAGAATATAAATTCGAATCATTTGATATGTTCAATGAATTAACAGCTTCGATCAGAGAAGATATAGTAGAAACTACCTTTAAAGTCGAAGTAAGAGAAGAAAAAGAAGTGGACAGAGAAAAATTCAATCAGGCACAGCTTAATTATTCTTCACCTGATGCAGCCCTTAGCGGCAATAAAGCAGCGGGTTCAAGTTCAGCCCAGGCCAGCAGAGGTGGGGATGGCAGTGTCGGTCAGCAGACAATCGTTAAAGAAGAAGAACCAGGACGTAATGATCCCTGTCCCTGTGGCAGTGGTAAGAAATATAAAAAATGTTGTGGGAGATGA
- a CDS encoding DUF5693 family protein: MNYLKKLLIAIILITVIAAGFSLSGRIRDIDQTDQVEIVLDGEGYQELKSLLPELKLSELKENGVSALAVYQQSIEDLIEIGSLRRLKNIDLAMLDSELRSELAAEGIENNTLSGGALFVLLSDSLTTQVENLGSHLNEDFAAEIFKAGDYSFLYFPNWSESLLELNLAFNNQHLEAAREAGLEVVYRSGNKVNAAAALEKNLQLINPKLILFSGEEVSGFPAELVSTARVMQEQQISFAFVEPFIVNQAGSRELAELNNYNLLRTHSMQQDEVEKASPQLIVDRYLRSIRERNVKVILHRPYLEGTNLFERNLNLLTSLTTDLERAGYRISGAEASPYFTGSLYKLLLALLGVTAAGILMLNYFSKFKYQKFLNIFFLISAAASLVLIQGGQIVLLRQITALGAAIIFPTLAIMVFLLNDQPGGEELSRTSALLQITKRFTAAVLTALLGGIFISTALNSSDFIFQVEKFRGVKLTFLMPLILISFYYLFKLGESELKTELPRFLETAIKVKHLVLAAILALIAIVYIGRTGNFPLLPVPAWELTFRSLIERILYVRPRFKEFLIGHPLLVLALWLGRKKRNQLYFYPLLLLASVGVITTVNTFSHLHTPIMISLLRTFHSYWLGLIIGAIFVIFYQLIQHFYKKYHLDEYLNWGYDNE; encoded by the coding sequence GTGAATTACTTGAAAAAGCTATTAATCGCCATAATTTTAATTACAGTTATTGCTGCCGGATTTTCTTTAAGCGGTAGAATAAGAGATATAGATCAGACCGATCAGGTAGAGATAGTTCTGGATGGTGAGGGATATCAGGAATTAAAATCCCTGCTTCCAGAACTTAAATTATCTGAGTTGAAAGAGAATGGAGTAAGTGCTCTGGCGGTTTATCAGCAGAGCATCGAAGATTTAATTGAGATCGGCAGTTTAAGAAGGCTGAAAAATATTGATCTGGCCATGCTTGATAGTGAACTGCGGTCTGAACTGGCAGCTGAGGGAATTGAAAACAACACTTTAAGTGGAGGAGCTCTCTTCGTTCTTCTTTCTGATAGTCTGACAACCCAGGTAGAAAATCTTGGCTCACATTTAAATGAAGACTTTGCCGCTGAAATATTTAAGGCTGGCGATTACAGTTTTCTATATTTTCCCAACTGGAGTGAAAGTTTGCTTGAGCTGAACCTTGCCTTTAATAATCAACACCTCGAAGCTGCCAGAGAGGCAGGCCTTGAGGTTGTTTACAGAAGTGGAAACAAGGTTAATGCAGCAGCTGCTTTGGAGAAAAATCTGCAGCTTATTAACCCTAAACTGATCCTTTTTTCTGGAGAAGAGGTGAGCGGTTTTCCTGCTGAGCTGGTTTCTACTGCCAGGGTAATGCAGGAACAGCAGATCAGCTTTGCTTTTGTAGAACCATTTATAGTCAATCAGGCGGGCTCCAGAGAATTAGCAGAGCTCAATAATTATAATCTTTTAAGAACTCACAGTATGCAGCAGGATGAGGTCGAAAAAGCTTCTCCTCAGCTGATAGTAGACCGTTATTTAAGATCCATCAGAGAGCGAAATGTAAAGGTGATTCTTCACCGCCCTTATTTAGAAGGTACTAATCTTTTTGAGAGGAATTTAAATCTTCTCACTTCATTAACTACTGATTTAGAAAGAGCAGGTTACAGAATCTCGGGAGCTGAAGCCAGCCCCTATTTTACCGGCTCACTTTATAAACTACTTTTAGCTCTGCTTGGTGTAACAGCAGCCGGTATTTTAATGCTAAATTATTTTAGTAAATTTAAATATCAAAAGTTTTTAAATATATTCTTCCTTATTTCAGCAGCCGCTTCCCTTGTTTTAATCCAGGGTGGCCAGATTGTCTTACTCAGACAGATAACAGCCTTAGGAGCTGCGATTATTTTTCCTACTTTAGCTATTATGGTTTTTTTGTTAAATGATCAGCCAGGTGGAGAAGAACTGAGTAGAACTTCTGCTTTACTGCAGATAACAAAACGGTTTACAGCTGCTGTATTAACAGCCCTGCTGGGGGGAATATTTATCAGTACAGCTTTAAATAGCAGTGATTTTATTTTTCAGGTTGAAAAATTTAGAGGAGTTAAACTGACCTTTTTAATGCCCCTGATTTTAATTTCATTTTATTATCTTTTTAAACTGGGAGAAAGCGAACTGAAAACGGAACTTCCAAGGTTTTTGGAAACAGCAATTAAGGTTAAACACCTTGTTTTAGCTGCTATTTTAGCTCTAATAGCAATTGTCTATATCGGTAGAACCGGGAACTTCCCCCTTTTACCTGTACCAGCCTGGGAACTAACCTTCCGCAGCTTGATCGAAAGAATACTTTATGTCAGGCCGCGTTTTAAGGAATTTTTAATCGGTCATCCTCTCTTAGTTTTAGCCCTCTGGCTTGGCAGAAAAAAGAGAAATCAGCTATATTTTTATCCCCTGCTTTTATTAGCATCTGTGGGAGTTATTACAACTGTTAATACTTTTTCTCATCTGCACACTCCGATCATGATTTCACTTTTAAGGACCTTTCATTCCTATTGGCTTGGTCTGATCATCGGAGCTATTTTCGTGATTTTTTATCAGCTGATCCAGCATTTTTATAAAAAATATCATTTAGATGAATATCTAAACTGGGGCTATGATAATGAATAA
- the csaB gene encoding polysaccharide pyruvyl transferase CsaB yields MNKIVISGYYGFDNLGDEAILAGIISLLKKKNKELKITVLSASPEQSAQRYGVEAVSRTSIPKILALLKEADLFISGGGSLLQDITGSGSVPYYLGLFWLAKLQNCKTAFYAQGVGPLNKKRSRLLTAFSLNRFDFIGVRDKASQQLLKDIGLKKDIKLTVDPVFALYKRENVVRQKIKGELKIGVSVRPWPTSYLNELAKGLNGFAQKYKVGYQLFPMHKGSDEKTSQELKELLDADGEIIDLAAEPEAALKEFSLLDLFLGVRLHSLIFALINQIPSLALSYDPKIEGLIDPIDYLPLLKLEGLKAEEVEQKLEQLLSERYTVRKKLWDFALKKKAKAEEFLELLFEEVSL; encoded by the coding sequence ATGAATAAAATTGTAATTTCAGGTTACTATGGATTTGATAATCTTGGTGATGAAGCAATACTGGCAGGGATAATCTCCCTGCTTAAAAAAAAGAATAAAGAACTAAAAATAACTGTGCTTTCAGCTTCACCAGAGCAGAGTGCTCAACGTTATGGTGTAGAAGCTGTCAGTAGAACATCAATTCCAAAAATTCTTGCTCTGCTAAAAGAAGCTGATCTTTTCATTAGTGGAGGCGGAAGTTTGCTTCAAGATATAACAGGATCGGGCTCTGTGCCATATTATCTTGGTCTTTTCTGGCTGGCAAAGCTGCAGAATTGCAAAACAGCCTTTTATGCCCAGGGAGTAGGTCCATTAAATAAAAAGCGGAGCCGATTATTAACTGCTTTCAGTTTAAATAGATTTGATTTTATTGGGGTCAGGGATAAGGCTTCTCAACAGCTTTTAAAAGATATCGGGTTAAAAAAAGACATAAAGCTGACTGTTGATCCGGTTTTCGCACTTTATAAGCGGGAAAACGTTGTTAGACAAAAGATCAAGGGAGAGCTTAAGATCGGGGTTTCTGTGCGCCCCTGGCCGACAAGCTATCTGAACGAGCTGGCTAAAGGTCTTAATGGTTTTGCTCAAAAATATAAGGTGGGTTATCAGCTTTTTCCGATGCACAAAGGCTCTGATGAAAAAACTTCTCAAGAGCTCAAGGAGCTGTTAGATGCTGACGGGGAAATAATTGATCTAGCAGCTGAGCCTGAAGCTGCCTTAAAAGAATTTTCACTGCTTGATCTTTTCCTAGGGGTTAGACTTCACAGCCTGATCTTTGCTTTGATAAATCAGATCCCCTCACTTGCTTTAAGCTATGATCCTAAAATTGAAGGTTTGATTGATCCTATAGACTATTTACCCTTACTAAAACTGGAGGGATTGAAGGCAGAAGAAGTTGAGCAGAAACTTGAGCAGCTGCTTTCTGAGCGTTATACGGTCCGCAAAAAATTATGGGATTTTGCCCTTAAGAAAAAGGCTAAAGCCGAGGAATTTTTAGAACTCCTTTTTGAGGAGGTTTCACTTTGA
- a CDS encoding WecB/TagA/CpsF family glycosyltransferase, protein MRDFLTILNVKIDKLDLDGATARIRSLLGDDNSSLVVTPNSEMIAMAAEDSELAEILNSAALATADGAGVVLASMIMGDKLPERVAGFDLINHLFSDLEQEDYNFYFLGSKPGIVDRAVVNLKQKYKNLNIAGYHHGYLDKELQEEIIAEINAKEIDLLLVGMGVPLQERFLANNLAKLKVKVAITVGGSFDVLAGEVNRAPLWMQKVGLEWFYRLIQEPSRFARMLALPKFIYLVTKKRFLKN, encoded by the coding sequence TTGAGAGATTTTTTAACAATATTAAATGTAAAGATTGATAAGCTTGATCTGGATGGGGCAACAGCAAGAATTCGTTCTTTGCTTGGTGATGACAATTCCTCACTTGTGGTAACTCCTAATTCTGAGATGATAGCTATGGCTGCAGAGGATTCGGAGCTTGCTGAGATACTAAATTCTGCAGCACTGGCAACCGCAGATGGAGCTGGAGTCGTTCTGGCTTCAATGATAATGGGAGATAAATTACCGGAAAGGGTAGCAGGATTTGATTTGATCAATCACCTTTTTTCAGATTTAGAGCAGGAAGACTATAATTTCTATTTTTTGGGCAGTAAACCAGGGATCGTTGATAGAGCAGTGGTAAATCTAAAGCAGAAATATAAAAATTTGAATATTGCCGGTTATCACCATGGTTATTTAGATAAAGAGCTGCAGGAAGAAATAATAGCTGAGATAAATGCGAAGGAGATCGATCTTCTTTTAGTAGGAATGGGAGTTCCCCTTCAGGAAAGATTTCTGGCCAACAACCTGGCTAAGCTCAAGGTCAAAGTTGCCATAACTGTGGGGGGAAGTTTTGATGTACTGGCAGGTGAAGTAAATCGGGCTCCACTCTGGATGCAAAAAGTTGGTCTTGAATGGTTTTACAGGCTTATCCAGGAACCATCGCGTTTTGCAAGGATGCTGGCCCTGCCGAAATTTATTTATCTTGTTACAAAAAAACGCTTTTTAAAAAACTGA
- a CDS encoding S41 family peptidase produces the protein MDKLISKIREIYQNKFIVFMLALFLMATILGGTLSAQEVELDEPVTEESLEESDYTKANAFQDIMFLLQNYYVEDVELDTLIEGAIEGMLNKVDRYSYFMTPKEFEEMQEEYEGKYGGIGIVITTRDNELTIVSPINNTPGERAGLQSGDVIKEIDGQDTSEMSQMKAADLMRGEEGTDVILKIKRGQEDPFEVELTREDIEVPYVESEMKTDQIGYISLAQFIENVGSDIEKELAELKEAGAQGIILDLRNNPGGILSESIDVASVFLEEGDIVSVRQRDETERILEVNQEMNSDSEIPLIVLINRGSASGSEIVAGAFQDYERATIMGTTSFGKGVVQSVIPLQDGSAVSLTTARYYTPKDNYIHELGIEPDIKVEFDADAAAEEIDNQLEAAIEEMQRILAERE, from the coding sequence GTGGATAAATTGATAAGCAAAATAAGAGAAATTTATCAGAATAAATTTATTGTTTTTATGCTGGCCCTGTTTTTAATGGCAACTATACTGGGTGGAACACTATCAGCCCAGGAAGTAGAGCTGGATGAACCTGTAACTGAAGAGTCACTGGAAGAATCAGATTATACTAAGGCAAATGCTTTTCAGGATATAATGTTTTTGCTGCAGAACTATTATGTAGAAGATGTAGAGCTTGATACTTTGATCGAAGGTGCTATCGAGGGGATGTTAAATAAGGTTGACCGTTATTCATATTTTATGACCCCCAAAGAATTCGAAGAAATGCAGGAGGAATATGAAGGTAAATATGGTGGAATTGGAATCGTAATTACAACTCGTGATAATGAGCTGACAATTGTTTCTCCGATCAACAATACTCCTGGAGAGAGGGCAGGCCTACAGTCTGGTGATGTGATTAAAGAGATTGATGGCCAGGATACTTCAGAAATGTCACAGATGAAGGCAGCTGATTTAATGAGGGGTGAAGAAGGTACAGATGTTATTTTGAAGATTAAAAGAGGTCAGGAAGATCCCTTCGAAGTTGAGCTAACAAGAGAGGATATTGAAGTACCCTATGTAGAATCTGAAATGAAAACAGATCAAATAGGATATATTAGTCTGGCCCAGTTCATAGAAAATGTTGGTAGTGATATAGAAAAAGAATTGGCCGAATTAAAAGAGGCTGGTGCTCAGGGAATAATTCTTGATCTGCGCAATAATCCGGGTGGTATTCTTTCTGAATCAATAGATGTAGCCTCTGTATTTTTAGAAGAGGGTGATATTGTTTCTGTAAGACAGAGAGACGAAACCGAAAGGATACTTGAAGTAAATCAGGAAATGAACTCTGACTCTGAGATTCCTTTGATTGTATTGATCAATAGAGGATCTGCAAGTGGCTCAGAAATAGTTGCTGGAGCTTTTCAGGATTACGAAAGAGCAACTATTATGGGGACAACCAGTTTTGGTAAGGGAGTAGTTCAGTCTGTAATACCTCTGCAGGATGGTTCAGCAGTTAGCTTAACAACTGCCAGGTATTATACTCCTAAAGATAATTATATCCACGAATTAGGTATCGAACCTGATATTAAGGTTGAGTTTGATGCTGATGCTGCAGCTGAAGAAATTGATAATCAGCTGGAAGCAGCTATTGAAGAAATGCAGAGAATTTTAGCTGAAAGAGAATAA
- the prfB gene encoding peptide chain release factor 2 (programmed frameshift), with protein sequence MADSFEDRLEDLKSRFKDLSDLLDKDELESEKAAIEKEMAQSGFWDDKENARHKSQRLDKLKKRLKVISELEEKFDEIEIYQQLAAEEGENLREELEQSFSQLEKKLDNLELKLRLNEPYDDHNAILSIHPGAGGTESQDWAEMLLRMYRRWAESSGYQLETLEFSAGDEAGVKSVTLLISGDYAFGYLKGERGVHRLVRISPFDSSGRRHTSFASVDVLPELDDELEVDIDENDLRIETYRASGAGGQHVNKTDSAVRITHQPTGVVVQCQSQRSQHKNKNVAMKILSSKLLELKEEAQAEKIEDLRGEHKEIAWGSQIRSYVLHPYNMIKDHRTDFEEGNVDKVLDGYLDEFIEEYLKYKSRQ encoded by the exons ATGGCAGATAGCTTTGAAGATAGATTAGAAGATCTAAAATCCAGGTTTAAGGATTTGAGTGATTTACTT GACAAGGATGAACTGGAATCTGAAAAAGCAGCGATAGAAAAAGAAATGGCCCAGAGTGGTTTCTGGGATGATAAAGAAAATGCTCGCCACAAATCTCAGCGTTTAGATAAATTGAAAAAAAGGCTTAAGGTGATTTCTGAACTGGAAGAGAAATTTGATGAAATAGAGATCTATCAGCAATTAGCTGCCGAGGAAGGTGAAAACCTAAGAGAAGAACTGGAACAAAGTTTTTCTCAACTGGAAAAAAAACTGGATAACTTAGAGCTAAAACTGCGTTTAAATGAACCATATGATGACCATAATGCGATTCTCTCTATTCATCCGGGAGCCGGTGGTACTGAATCTCAAGATTGGGCAGAGATGCTGCTCAGGATGTACAGACGCTGGGCTGAAAGTAGTGGTTATCAACTGGAAACACTGGAGTTTTCTGCTGGTGATGAAGCAGGGGTCAAGAGTGTTACCCTGCTGATATCTGGTGACTATGCCTTCGGTTATCTCAAAGGAGAAAGAGGGGTTCACCGGCTGGTCAGAATTTCTCCCTTCGATTCATCTGGAAGAAGACACACATCTTTTGCCTCGGTTGATGTTTTACCTGAGCTTGATGATGAGCTTGAGGTAGATATTGATGAAAATGATTTAAGAATAGAAACCTATCGAGCTAGTGGTGCCGGTGGTCAGCATGTTAATAAAACTGATTCGGCTGTTCGGATAACCCATCAGCCCACAGGGGTTGTTGTTCAGTGTCAGAGCCAGCGCTCCCAGCATAAAAACAAAAATGTAGCGATGAAAATTCTTAGTTCCAAACTGCTGGAATTAAAAGAAGAGGCTCAGGCTGAAAAAATTGAAGATTTAAGAGGGGAACACAAAGAAATTGCCTGGGGGAGCCAGATCCGCTCCTATGTTCTCCATCCCTATAATATGATTAAAGATCATCGGACAGATTTTGAAGAAGGTAATGTGGATAAGGTTTTAGATGGATATCTGGATGAATTTATCGAGGAATATTTAAAATATAAATCAAGACAATAA